One segment of Polyangiaceae bacterium DNA contains the following:
- a CDS encoding Nif3-like dinuclear metal center hexameric protein — MAVVLSRLLSLLEKIAPLDYAEEWDNVGLLIDPAGTQAISISRLMLTIDLTPAVMDEAAERRADMVVAYHPPIFKPLKRLRQNVPAERVVMQAVRAGLPVYSPHTALDAAPKGVNDWLAEGVGPGLVQPLEQSFEKGAAAQCRVSVLTNSEEVERLRHAVVEQAGVKRIASSGERRLDAQGQPRDDVWLEFVCERRALERVATALGADRSRKDLVWDVTPLGDKPLLGTGAGRGVRLQDALTLPDLVEQLKQHLGLPKLWVAASDRHKRGGEIERVALCAGAGGSLFERHPDYDLYVTGEMRHHDVKDAVASGRSVILCGHTNTERGYLPLLRRRIETACEGEVKVLVSKRDADPLVVT, encoded by the coding sequence ATGGCTGTCGTGCTTTCGCGTCTGCTGTCGCTCTTGGAGAAGATCGCGCCTCTGGACTACGCCGAGGAATGGGACAACGTCGGGCTGCTGATCGATCCCGCGGGAACCCAAGCGATCAGCATCTCGCGTCTGATGCTCACGATCGACTTGACGCCAGCGGTGATGGACGAAGCCGCAGAGCGGCGCGCGGACATGGTCGTGGCGTATCACCCGCCTATCTTCAAACCCCTGAAGCGGTTGCGGCAGAACGTGCCCGCTGAGCGGGTCGTGATGCAGGCGGTGCGAGCGGGCTTGCCTGTGTATTCGCCGCATACCGCGCTCGATGCCGCCCCCAAGGGCGTCAATGACTGGCTCGCGGAAGGGGTGGGACCAGGGTTGGTTCAACCCCTGGAGCAGTCTTTCGAGAAGGGAGCTGCAGCGCAGTGTCGCGTCAGCGTGCTGACCAACTCCGAGGAGGTCGAACGATTGCGTCACGCCGTGGTCGAGCAGGCCGGGGTCAAGCGCATCGCCAGCAGCGGCGAGCGCCGCTTGGATGCCCAAGGGCAGCCCAGGGACGACGTGTGGCTCGAGTTCGTCTGCGAGCGACGCGCGCTCGAACGGGTCGCGACGGCGCTGGGTGCCGATCGGTCACGCAAGGACTTGGTATGGGACGTGACCCCGTTGGGCGACAAGCCGCTGCTTGGCACCGGGGCGGGGCGCGGTGTGCGGCTGCAGGACGCGCTGACACTGCCGGATCTCGTCGAACAGCTGAAGCAACACCTCGGGCTGCCGAAGTTGTGGGTGGCTGCAAGCGATCGCCACAAGCGTGGCGGTGAGATCGAGCGCGTTGCGCTGTGCGCCGGGGCCGGTGGCTCGCTGTTCGAGCGCCACCCCGACTACGACCTCTACGTCACGGGGGAGATGCGACACCACGACGTCAAGGACGCCGTGGCGTCCGGACGCAGCGTGATTCTGTGCGGCCACACCAACACCGAGCGCGGATACTTGCCGTTGCTGCGCCGACGCATCGAGACCGCCTGTGAAGGCGAAGTCAAAGTGTTGGTGTCGAAGCGCGATGCGGATCCGCTCGTCGTGACCTGA
- a CDS encoding serine acetyltransferase, with protein sequence MSRPLIRIDELERSIDAVVTSYDGPEEINNLESAALPNKRAVIEAFNHLKPALYMGFYAMRSLSRANLRHSLSEHLYPAYEILVEQIARAVTYEERAGRVDINRAEGWNEEVVLRLFKAIPELRRVLNTDVLAAFDGDPAAKSIEEVVFSYPAIEAITAYRVAHVLYEERVPMIPRIISEYAHGKTGIDIHAGAKIGERFFVDHGTGVVIGETSVIGNNVKVYQGVTLGALSTKRSERGEFDRSRRRHPTLEDDVTIYSGATILGGDTVIGRGAIVGGNQWITASVPEGAKIFGRAKE encoded by the coding sequence ATGTCTCGACCCCTGATTCGGATCGACGAGCTCGAGCGGAGCATCGACGCGGTCGTCACCAGCTACGACGGCCCCGAAGAGATCAACAACCTCGAGAGCGCGGCTCTGCCGAACAAGCGAGCTGTGATCGAGGCGTTCAATCATCTGAAGCCCGCGCTGTACATGGGCTTCTACGCGATGCGCTCCCTGAGCCGGGCCAACCTTCGCCATAGCCTGAGCGAGCACCTGTACCCCGCCTACGAAATCCTGGTGGAGCAGATTGCACGGGCGGTGACCTACGAAGAGCGCGCCGGCAGGGTCGACATCAACCGCGCCGAGGGTTGGAACGAGGAAGTCGTCCTGCGCCTGTTCAAGGCGATTCCGGAGTTGCGCCGTGTGCTCAACACCGACGTGCTGGCTGCCTTCGACGGGGACCCGGCGGCCAAGAGCATCGAGGAAGTGGTGTTCTCGTATCCGGCCATCGAAGCCATCACCGCCTATCGCGTGGCTCACGTGCTCTACGAGGAGCGCGTGCCGATGATTCCGCGAATCATCTCCGAGTACGCCCACGGCAAGACCGGCATCGACATCCACGCGGGTGCCAAGATTGGAGAGCGCTTCTTCGTGGACCATGGCACGGGTGTGGTCATCGGCGAGACGAGCGTCATCGGCAACAACGTGAAGGTCTATCAGGGTGTGACGCTCGGCGCGCTGTCGACCAAGCGCAGCGAGCGCGGCGAGTTCGACCGAAGCCGCAGGCGCCACCCGACCCTGGAGGACGACGTAACCATCTACTCCGGGGCGACGATTCTGGGGGGTGACACGGTGATTGGACGCGGCGCGATCGTCGGCGGCAATCAGTGGATCACCGCTTCGGTGCCCGAAGGGGCGAAGATCTTCGGCCGCGCCAAGGAGTGA
- a CDS encoding PQQ-binding-like beta-propeller repeat protein, whose protein sequence is MRTFAWCFAAAGLIGCAGNSANGRAFSPEWQNDGGKSITAVQARVGAARVDAGTAVAVAVTDDGLAGVLLDGSGKWKYAGKISAMPAVAGSIVVASTGGSVVGLDAKTGKALWQVDSEGRGLRGAGDDGSITVISLGSPTGGSSMLLAVGRDGSVVRRLTPEPEIGTPAVQGGIAFVPWGNQYVSAIDLDGGNEVGRLLLREQVSHAVNLGGSLYFGELSLVRFDEHVGEAVEGKGTRVALPTRELPGKPLWFTDGAQVDPATATARERIRLFARPDGPNVSGGRFAATYFRIVMGLSAQDGKLQWVGTTASDVIGGAGAEGGFAFCTEDGSVVLKDETGGDAGSLSFEKNVRACVVHAGNFQVTRGKPPAPLPQQIAKAIEVKESEMAIAQRFLLRELGAMQDAFVTKVLIDLAENSRTSPMLLEDARQLLSSRRTGAEYMLESLSKHYDFLTDVLRPPPVGPMADALAAMNESRAAPLLAKHLNDPANTPDDIQRAARALEKLSTGSELEELKTFFALYRATADQKELVSAVLSVARALVRVGGEDGKRLVRDAARDPLTHPDIQGGLTGLVGDEPAPAKAASG, encoded by the coding sequence ATGCGCACGTTCGCTTGGTGTTTCGCTGCCGCAGGGTTGATCGGTTGCGCGGGCAATTCCGCGAATGGGCGCGCATTTTCGCCGGAATGGCAGAACGACGGCGGCAAGTCGATCACCGCCGTGCAGGCGCGAGTCGGAGCCGCGCGGGTGGACGCCGGCACGGCCGTCGCCGTCGCGGTCACCGATGACGGCTTGGCCGGAGTGCTGCTGGATGGTTCCGGCAAGTGGAAGTACGCGGGGAAGATCAGCGCCATGCCCGCTGTCGCGGGCAGCATCGTAGTCGCGAGCACCGGCGGCTCCGTGGTCGGGCTCGACGCAAAGACGGGCAAAGCCCTGTGGCAGGTGGACAGCGAAGGACGCGGGCTGCGGGGCGCCGGCGACGACGGCTCGATCACCGTCATCAGCTTGGGCAGCCCCACGGGGGGTAGCAGCATGTTGCTCGCCGTCGGGCGGGATGGCTCGGTGGTGCGCCGTCTGACACCCGAGCCGGAAATCGGCACACCGGCAGTACAAGGCGGAATCGCTTTCGTACCCTGGGGCAACCAGTACGTCTCTGCGATCGACCTCGACGGCGGCAATGAAGTGGGCCGCTTGCTTTTGCGCGAGCAGGTCAGCCACGCGGTCAACCTGGGCGGCTCACTCTATTTCGGGGAGCTTTCCCTCGTGCGCTTCGACGAGCACGTCGGCGAGGCCGTGGAAGGCAAAGGGACACGCGTCGCACTGCCCACCCGTGAGCTTCCCGGCAAGCCCCTGTGGTTCACGGATGGTGCTCAGGTGGATCCCGCGACTGCCACGGCTCGCGAGCGCATTCGCCTCTTCGCACGCCCGGACGGTCCCAACGTCAGCGGGGGGCGCTTTGCCGCTACCTACTTCCGCATCGTGATGGGTCTTTCGGCCCAGGACGGCAAGCTGCAATGGGTCGGCACGACGGCGTCCGACGTGATCGGCGGCGCGGGAGCGGAGGGCGGCTTCGCCTTCTGCACCGAGGACGGAAGCGTGGTGCTCAAGGACGAGACCGGCGGCGACGCCGGCTCCCTCAGCTTCGAGAAGAACGTGCGCGCGTGTGTGGTCCACGCCGGCAATTTCCAGGTGACGCGCGGCAAGCCCCCCGCACCCCTGCCCCAGCAGATCGCGAAGGCCATCGAGGTGAAGGAATCCGAGATGGCCATCGCGCAGCGCTTCTTGCTGCGGGAACTGGGCGCCATGCAAGACGCCTTCGTGACCAAGGTATTGATCGATCTCGCGGAGAACTCACGCACGTCGCCCATGTTGCTCGAGGACGCGCGCCAGCTGCTGTCATCGCGCCGCACCGGCGCGGAGTACATGCTCGAGTCCCTGTCGAAGCACTACGACTTCTTGACTGACGTGCTGCGACCACCCCCCGTCGGACCCATGGCCGACGCTCTGGCGGCGATGAACGAGTCTCGCGCGGCACCGCTGCTCGCCAAGCACTTGAACGACCCCGCGAACACCCCTGACGACATTCAGCGCGCCGCTCGCGCTCTGGAAAAGCTATCCACGGGCTCGGAGTTGGAAGAGCTCAAGACCTTCTTCGCGTTGTACCGCGCCACGGCGGATCAGAAGGAATTGGTCAGTGCGGTGCTGTCCGTAGCGCGCGCACTGGTGCGAGTCGGGGGTGAGGACGGGAAGCGCTTGGTACGCGATGCCGCGCGTGACCCCTTGACCCACCCCGACATCCAGGGCGGTCTCACCGGCTTGGTCGGTGACGAGCCCGCGCCGGCCAAAGCCGCTTCGGGATGA